In the genome of Bradyrhizobium ottawaense, the window GGCAGGCGCTGCGGACGAACTGTTCGACGCCCGGCTCGGCGAAGACGTTCGGGAGCTTCTGTTCTGCCATCCGCACCGGCTTGACGCGGAAGAACCAGTCGAGCAGGCGGGTGACGTCCGCGTCTGACGTGGCAAGGTGATAGCGATAGCCGGCGAGCGCCTGGAGCTTCTTTTCCTTGCTCTTGAGGCGGCGGCGGAAGGAATTGCTGATCCGCGATGCCGGCGGCCCGCCCGGCTCCAGCACCAGTTGCGGGCAGCCGTTGATCGGGCTCTGCCGCGGCAATAGGGCAAACGGGTTCTGCTGGCCGTGCCAGCGCTGCGGCTGCTGCGTCAGCGCGAGCACGTCGATGTGCTCGCGCAGCGGCGCAAGCAGCGTATCGAGATCGGCGGCAGTGGTCTGCGCAGCACACGCTGCGTTCCACAGGCCCATGTTGAAGGTCGTATGCTTGCCGCCCATGAAGCAGGCCGTACGCACGCCGTGGCTTTGGCGCAGCGAGAGCGGCAGCAGCATCAATGGCGTGTGATCGGCGTCGCGGCCGATCACGATGAAGGGCCGCGCGCCCTCGCGCTCGCCGACCAGTCGCTGCCAGGGGCTCAGCAGATCGAACCGCTGATAGGGCGTGAAGAGATGGCCGGGCTCCTCGAAGGCGCGCCAGACCGCCTCGGCGGCGCCGAGATCGGTGACGATATCGACATGCGCGATACGGCTCGCTTTCGACCGCGCTGGCGCTTCTGCCGTCCGGCTTTGCATCGCCGCAGCCATGGTCATTCGCGAAACCTGTCGAGAAATCAAATTAGACGTAATTCGGCCTGTGGCCGACCTTTGCAAAGAAATGTCAACAAAGGGTAAGGACAATGGAGAGGGAACGGGCGCCTTCAGGGCGCGAAGGGTCAAGATTTTGGCATCCGACGACAGATGGCTGGAACGGCTGCGCCTCGAGCTGGCCTGGTTCACCGGCCAGGCTGCGCTGCGCAGCCGCGGTGCCGGCGCCATCCTGCGCTTTGCGCGGGTGCGGCCACGGCGGCGCGGCGGGTTTCAGCCGCTGCGCGCGGACGAGGTCACGCCGCAATTTCTCGACCGCGCCATTCGCGCGTTGAAGCGCTGGAACTACGATTTTCTCGGCATGGACGAGGTCTGTCGGCGCGCGGTGACACTGCCGGAGAAGCGGCGTTTCGTGGCGCTCACTTTCGACGGCGCGAACAAGGATCTGATCGACTTTGCCTATCCGGTGCTGGCGCAGCACGCCGTGCCCTTCACGATCTACGTGCCCACCGCGTTTCCCGATGGCGTCGGGCAGGCCTGGTGGCTCGGGCTCGAACAGGTGATCGCGCGCGAGAGCCGCATCAATCTGATAATGGGTG includes:
- a CDS encoding GNAT family N-acetyltransferase; protein product: MTMAAAMQSRTAEAPARSKASRIAHVDIVTDLGAAEAVWRAFEEPGHLFTPYQRFDLLSPWQRLVGEREGARPFIVIGRDADHTPLMLLPLSLRQSHGVRTACFMGGKHTTFNMGLWNAACAAQTTAADLDTLLAPLREHIDVLALTQQPQRWHGQQNPFALLPRQSPINGCPQLVLEPGGPPASRISNSFRRRLKSKEKKLQALAGYRYHLATSDADVTRLLDWFFRVKPVRMAEQKLPNVFAEPGVEQFVRSACLAPRGEGRVIDIHALECDDEVIAIFAGVADGERFSMMFNTYTMSEHARYSPGLILMRYIIDRYGERGYRSLDLGIGSDDYKRMFCKDDEDIFDSFVPLTSRGKLAAMAMSSLSHGKRLVKQNQMLFDLARRLRQAFG